Proteins from a single region of Neodiprion virginianus isolate iyNeoVirg1 chromosome 4, iyNeoVirg1.1, whole genome shotgun sequence:
- the LOC124304133 gene encoding TBC1 domain family member 1 isoform X3 produces the protein MHRRICQAKHHVTGRVKELFSAMKEQSSSSRLEKDREPTPQRSYSSAAALTSLGADISPSSSHFFEVLYIGKIKVSHKKVPESFIDDALIRFRAYELEKSKSSSNNLLTECQRLQRQASVKFLPTLNVRRDSQDSSASELGSIENISSSSVLSPTNSLDVAKTLGGSVEALSPTNNNSSENDGAENTSGVKKNKNVNLPSPEMMRNRAASTGSVLTARRDSAAKGGDEYNRTMLFQVGRYDLRLISPDRKQVLLHKQLKDVASCVQGVKNPEHFGFICREAGIECYIGYVFKCQSEAVADDLVGAITQAFVATCDASRKERHPVFSCDHCPMVWYDKLCQDIDGQNDKRTQSIIVSRLGMLPEDEQEIIVTKYKGAEACNGTLGGSGNGSSLREQNQFLMMLLRAHCEAKQARHVHDTAENRSEFLNQYLSVGVGSTIFMKAKRSLTNSFDHLMKRKGSRDDFGFNPNMRDSMLQFNSPANQKEESQSPVSSVGSGLDNCPDSNRPRSLRVSPEQQLSVNTGPKSPMMDIFLKVGNSPKMSPTESEGSNRLQSSGSWRQAILNRVVTPGKDQDIKDNVTCSGVSGKNNQPVPMRKTREELRGLWKKAINQQLILIRMERENTKLKERQEEATVKRIKLEYDELSSCARELVEVWDLLVSKESRISTKCDNQMLLQAIKQGVPRGKRGEVWQFLAEQFCLKQPPIETREFPSYNVPYEVLLKQLTSQQHAILIDLGRTFPNHPYFSCALGPGQLALFNLLKAYSLLDPEVGYCQGLSFVAGVLLLHMAEDQAFFLLRHLMFRRGLRKLYLPDMAALQLHLYQLSRLLHDRLPAIYNHFDKHEVSPTLYAAPWLLTLFASQFPLGFVTRVFDLLFLESSEVIFRVAVALLEDHQDQLLCCDSFEEIMEYLKLRVPAVDKGVLERVMKRVFYPDTEMVKQLNEYRVEYQVLQEEMLSVKPQIENLEKLELLNKQLTQENVHLNEQLEIAMSNLHRLETARSIQQSSAHKLESQNRSLEVTVATLGNFIQHLADTRTDIEIPGDVRRIVAQLSIAEKRRSSMGTKLYPLKVIEDNNNKYQPMKSNSTGRESQKMLKGNSITTETPYPLKSTLSQPNLGAKLEKVSSFFANSHNHIRQQRAQIAALRGECGDSGNDENDPKTVNIDIQITDTVSSATDIIDQSGGQLLRIEPTALEKSISLPLSNAKLKLKSSKSAYELGSVKKVPTTKLEDTTGDSLTNVAGTIHPLDTCSDVNFNYGGTTKLKCIKPGRSPGQNGQGDNLGKEIPGQNAEILTR, from the exons ATGCACCGTCGCATTTGCCAAGCCAAGCATCATGTAACAGGACGT GTCAAAGAGTTGTTCAGCGCCATGAAGGAACAGTCGTCGTCCTCTCGGCTCGAAAAGGACCGAGAACCAACCCCTCAAAGGTCGTATAGCAGCGCCGCAGCCTTGACGTCACTAGGTGCTGACATATCACCAAGTTCCTCACATTTTTTTGAG GTTCTCTACATCGGGAAAATTAAAGTTTCTCACAAAAAAGTACCGGAGTCCTTCATCGACGATGCTCTGATAAGATTTCGTGCTTACGAACTTGAGAAGTCGAAATCTTCGTCGAATAATCTACTCACCGAGTGCCAAAGACTGCAGAGACAGGCCAGCGTGAAATTCTTACCTACATTGAACGTCAGAAGAGATAGTCAG GATTCAAGTGCCAGCGAATTAGGCAGCATAGAAAATATATCGTCGAGTAGCGTGTTGTCGCCAACGAATTCGTTGGATGTTGCAAAAACGTTGGGTGGATCCGTCGAAGCGTTGTCACCGACGAACAACAACTCGTCCGAAAATGACGGAGCGGAAAATACTTCGggggtaaagaaaaataaaaacgtcaACTTGCCGTCACCGGAGATGATGAGGAACAGGGCTGCCTCCACGGGCAGCGTTTTAACCGCTAGAAGAGACTCTGCCGCAAAAGGAGGCGACGAGTACAATCGCACCATGCTTTTCCAA GTAGGTCGGTATGACTTAAGATTGATCAGTCCTGACAGAAAACAAGTCCTGCTCCACAAGCAGCTCAAAGACGTCGCCAGTTGCGTGCAG GGTGTCAAAAACCCAGAGCACTTCGGTTTTATTTGCAGAGAGGCTGGCATAGAGTGTTACATTGGCTATGTTTTCAAATGTCAATCCGAAGCTGTTGCCGATGATTTAGTTGGAG cCATCACCCAGGCGTTTGTTGCTACGTGTGATGCCTCGAGAAAAGAAAGACATCCAGTATTTTCCTGTGATCACTGCCCCATGGTTTGGTACGATAAATTATGCCAAGACATTGACG GTCAAAATGACAAGAGAACTCAAAGTATCATCGTTTCACGGCTTGGTATGTTGCCTGAGGACGAACAAGAGATTATTGTTACAAAATACAAGGGAGCCGAGGCCTGCAACGGTACTTTAGGTGGTTCCGGAAATGGTTCTAGTCTCAGAGAACAGAATCAGTTTTTAATGATGTTGTTACGCGCGCATTGCGAAGCGAAGCAGGCGAGACACGTTCACGACACAGCTGAAAATAG GAgtgaatttttaaaccaaTACCTCAGTGTCGGTGTTGGGAGTACGATATTTATGAAAGCTAAGAGGTCATTGACGAATAGTTTTGATCACCTCATGAAGCGGAAAGGTTCGCGCGATGACTTTGGATTTAATCCTAACATGAGGGATTCAATGCTACAATTTAATTCGCCTGCAAATCAAAAGGAAGAAAGTCAGAGTCCCGTCTCTTCTGTGGGATCTGGACTGGACAACTGTCCCGATTCAAACAGACCCAGATCATTGAGAGTGTCTCCTGAACAGCAGCTTAGCGTTAATACTGGGCCAAAAAGTCCCATGATGGACAT TTTTTTAAAGGTAGGCAATTCTCCGAAAATGTCTCCTACCGAGTCTGAGGGAAGCAATCGTCTGCAATCAAGTGGATCGTGGAGACAGGCGATATTAAATCGTGTGGTAACACCAGGCAAAGATCAGGACATCAAGGATAATGTTACGTGTTCTGGTGTgagtggaaaaaataatcaacccGTTCCAATGCGGAAAACTAGGGAGGAGCTACGGGGTCTCTGGAAAAAGGCAATCAATCAACAATTGATACTCATCAGAATGGAGAGAGAGAATACGAAGCTGAAAG AACGACAGGAGGAGGCAACGGTAAAAAGAATTAAACTAGAATATGACGAATTGAGCAGCTGCGCTCGAGAACTCGTTGAAGTTTGGGATTTACTAGTAAGCAAAGAGTCGAGAATATCTACAAAATGCGATAATCAAATGCTGCTCCAAGCCATCAAACAgg GTGTACCACGTGGCAAGCGTGGCGAGGTTTGGCAGTTTTTGGCTGAGcaattttgtttaaaacaaCCGCCAATTGAGACGCGTGAATTCCCAAGCTACAATGTACCCTATGAAGTTTTACTTAAGCAGCTCACATCCCAGCAACATGCGATTCTAATCGATTTGGGACGTACATTTCCTAATCATCCTTACTTCAGCTGCGCCTTAGGACCTGGGCAATTGGCTCTTTTCAACCTGCTTAAGGCCTATTCTCTTCTTGATCCCGAGGTTGGATACTGCCAAGGGCTCAGCTTCGTTGCCGGAGTTCTTCTGTTGCAT ATGGCCGAAGATCAAGCCTTCTTTTTGCTGCGTCACCTGATGTTCCGAAGAGGTCTCCGAAAGTTATACCTACCTGACATGGCTGCGCTACAATTACACTTGTATCAACTTTCACGGTTATTACACGACAGACTTCCAGCTATATACAATCATTTTGACAAGCACGAAGTCTCTCCCACTCTTTACGCAGCACCGTGGTTATTGACTTTATTTGCTAGCCAATTTCCATTGGGTTTTGTTACTAGAGTATTCG ATCTACTGTTTCTTGAAAGTTCCGAAGTCATTTTCCGTGTAGCTGTTGCGCTGTTGGAAGATCATCAAGATCAACTTCTTTGCTGTGACAGTTTTGAAGAAATCATGGAGTATCTGAAA CTCCGCGTACCAGCTGTCGACAAAGGGGTGCTCGAACGTGTAATGAAACGGGTATTCTATCCGGACACTGAAATGGTTAAACAATTGAACGAATATAGAGTTGAATATCAAGTGCTGCAGGAAGAGATGCTATCCGTTAAACCACAGATCGAGAATTTGGAGAAGCTAGAATTACTCAACAAACAGCTCACCCAAGAAAACGTCCATCTCAATGAGCAACTAGAG atTGCTATGAGCAACCTTCACCGCCTTGAAACAGCCCGGTCAATTCAACAATCATCAGCTCACAAGTTAGAATCCCAGAATCGCAGTCTTGAAGTCACAGTTGCAACGCTGGGGAATTTTATTCAGCACTTGGCCGACACAAGAACAGATATCGAGATCCCAGGTGATGTTCGTCGAATAGTTGCACAGTTGAGTATAGCGGAAAAGCGAAGAAGTAGCATGGGTACAAAACTGTATCCATTGAAAGTTATTGAAGACAACAATAACAAGTATCAACCAATGAAAAGCAACTCTACTGGTAGAGAATCTCAAAAGATGTTGAAGGGAAATAGTATCACAACTGAGACACCATACCCTTTAAAGTCGACATTGAGTCAGCCGAATTTAGGGGCAAAGCTTGAGAAGGTTTCgtcattttttgcaaattcacACAATCACATCAGACAACAACGTGCACAAATAGCTGCTTTGAGAGGAGAATGTGGAGATAGCGGTAACGACGAAAATGATCCAAAGACTGTCAATATTGATATTCAAATTACTGATACAGTGAGCTCCGCGACTGACATCATTGATCAATCAGGTGGTCAATTACTGCGCATTGAACCTACTGCATTAGAGAAGTCAATTTCCTTGCCATTGTCCAATGCTAAATTGAAACTAAAGTCGTCCAAATCAGCATACGAACTGGGTTCAGTGAAAAAAGTACCAACAACGAAACTGGAGGACACAACTGGGGATTCATTAACTAATGTAGCAGGTACCATTCATCCTTTGGATACATGTAGCGATGTAAACTTTAACTACGGCGGTACAACAAAGTTGAAATGTATAAAGCCTGGAAGGTCACCTGGCCAGAATGGACAGGGTGACAACCTGGGTAAAGAAATTCCTGGACAAAATGCAGAAATTTTAACTAGATAG
- the LOC124304133 gene encoding TBC1 domain family member 1 isoform X1: protein MKLIPVDYLGFTATDRRFSGPMLPWTVSEIKKHGVSEKVNLLVASGCISAYTALKEQPLFRHPLNNTSKAQLVPSGSQDPNGGSFLYLVKGNDGLFYCHLFRAKDSETVKELFSAMKEQSSSSRLEKDREPTPQRSYSSAAALTSLGADISPSSSHFFEVLYIGKIKVSHKKVPESFIDDALIRFRAYELEKSKSSSNNLLTECQRLQRQASVKFLPTLNVRRDSQDSSASELGSIENISSSSVLSPTNSLDVAKTLGGSVEALSPTNNNSSENDGAENTSGVKKNKNVNLPSPEMMRNRAASTGSVLTARRDSAAKGGDEYNRTMLFQVGRYDLRLISPDRKQVLLHKQLKDVASCVQGVKNPEHFGFICREAGIECYIGYVFKCQSEAVADDLVGAITQAFVATCDASRKERHPVFSCDHCPMVWYDKLCQDIDGQNDKRTQSIIVSRLGMLPEDEQEIIVTKYKGAEACNGTLGGSGNGSSLREQNQFLMMLLRAHCEAKQARHVHDTAENRSEFLNQYLSVGVGSTIFMKAKRSLTNSFDHLMKRKGSRDDFGFNPNMRDSMLQFNSPANQKEESQSPVSSVGSGLDNCPDSNRPRSLRVSPEQQLSVNTGPKSPMMDIFLKVGNSPKMSPTESEGSNRLQSSGSWRQAILNRVVTPGKDQDIKDNVTCSGVSGKNNQPVPMRKTREELRGLWKKAINQQLILIRMERENTKLKERQEEATVKRIKLEYDELSSCARELVEVWDLLVSKESRISTKCDNQMLLQAIKQGVPRGKRGEVWQFLAEQFCLKQPPIETREFPSYNVPYEVLLKQLTSQQHAILIDLGRTFPNHPYFSCALGPGQLALFNLLKAYSLLDPEVGYCQGLSFVAGVLLLHMAEDQAFFLLRHLMFRRGLRKLYLPDMAALQLHLYQLSRLLHDRLPAIYNHFDKHEVSPTLYAAPWLLTLFASQFPLGFVTRVFDLLFLESSEVIFRVAVALLEDHQDQLLCCDSFEEIMEYLKLRVPAVDKGVLERVMKRVFYPDTEMVKQLNEYRVEYQVLQEEMLSVKPQIENLEKLELLNKQLTQENVHLNEQLEIAMSNLHRLETARSIQQSSAHKLESQNRSLEVTVATLGNFIQHLADTRTDIEIPGDVRRIVAQLSIAEKRRSSMGTKLYPLKVIEDNNNKYQPMKSNSTGRESQKMLKGNSITTETPYPLKSTLSQPNLGAKLEKVSSFFANSHNHIRQQRAQIAALRGECGDSGNDENDPKTVNIDIQITDTVSSATDIIDQSGGQLLRIEPTALEKSISLPLSNAKLKLKSSKSAYELGSVKKVPTTKLEDTTGDSLTNVAGTIHPLDTCSDVNFNYGGTTKLKCIKPGRSPGQNGQGDNLGKEIPGQNAEILTR, encoded by the exons GTGAATCTGTTGGTGGCCTCTGGATGCATATCCGCGTATACGGCGCTTAAGGAACAGCCGTTGTTCAGACACCCGCTGAACAACACGTCGAAGGCGCAGCTAGTGCCCTCCGGTTCACAGGACCCTAACGGGGGGAGTTTCCTGTACCTTGTGAAGGGGAATGACGGCTTGTTCTATTGTCACCTATTCAGGGCAAAAGATTCTGAAACG GTCAAAGAGTTGTTCAGCGCCATGAAGGAACAGTCGTCGTCCTCTCGGCTCGAAAAGGACCGAGAACCAACCCCTCAAAGGTCGTATAGCAGCGCCGCAGCCTTGACGTCACTAGGTGCTGACATATCACCAAGTTCCTCACATTTTTTTGAG GTTCTCTACATCGGGAAAATTAAAGTTTCTCACAAAAAAGTACCGGAGTCCTTCATCGACGATGCTCTGATAAGATTTCGTGCTTACGAACTTGAGAAGTCGAAATCTTCGTCGAATAATCTACTCACCGAGTGCCAAAGACTGCAGAGACAGGCCAGCGTGAAATTCTTACCTACATTGAACGTCAGAAGAGATAGTCAG GATTCAAGTGCCAGCGAATTAGGCAGCATAGAAAATATATCGTCGAGTAGCGTGTTGTCGCCAACGAATTCGTTGGATGTTGCAAAAACGTTGGGTGGATCCGTCGAAGCGTTGTCACCGACGAACAACAACTCGTCCGAAAATGACGGAGCGGAAAATACTTCGggggtaaagaaaaataaaaacgtcaACTTGCCGTCACCGGAGATGATGAGGAACAGGGCTGCCTCCACGGGCAGCGTTTTAACCGCTAGAAGAGACTCTGCCGCAAAAGGAGGCGACGAGTACAATCGCACCATGCTTTTCCAA GTAGGTCGGTATGACTTAAGATTGATCAGTCCTGACAGAAAACAAGTCCTGCTCCACAAGCAGCTCAAAGACGTCGCCAGTTGCGTGCAG GGTGTCAAAAACCCAGAGCACTTCGGTTTTATTTGCAGAGAGGCTGGCATAGAGTGTTACATTGGCTATGTTTTCAAATGTCAATCCGAAGCTGTTGCCGATGATTTAGTTGGAG cCATCACCCAGGCGTTTGTTGCTACGTGTGATGCCTCGAGAAAAGAAAGACATCCAGTATTTTCCTGTGATCACTGCCCCATGGTTTGGTACGATAAATTATGCCAAGACATTGACG GTCAAAATGACAAGAGAACTCAAAGTATCATCGTTTCACGGCTTGGTATGTTGCCTGAGGACGAACAAGAGATTATTGTTACAAAATACAAGGGAGCCGAGGCCTGCAACGGTACTTTAGGTGGTTCCGGAAATGGTTCTAGTCTCAGAGAACAGAATCAGTTTTTAATGATGTTGTTACGCGCGCATTGCGAAGCGAAGCAGGCGAGACACGTTCACGACACAGCTGAAAATAG GAgtgaatttttaaaccaaTACCTCAGTGTCGGTGTTGGGAGTACGATATTTATGAAAGCTAAGAGGTCATTGACGAATAGTTTTGATCACCTCATGAAGCGGAAAGGTTCGCGCGATGACTTTGGATTTAATCCTAACATGAGGGATTCAATGCTACAATTTAATTCGCCTGCAAATCAAAAGGAAGAAAGTCAGAGTCCCGTCTCTTCTGTGGGATCTGGACTGGACAACTGTCCCGATTCAAACAGACCCAGATCATTGAGAGTGTCTCCTGAACAGCAGCTTAGCGTTAATACTGGGCCAAAAAGTCCCATGATGGACAT TTTTTTAAAGGTAGGCAATTCTCCGAAAATGTCTCCTACCGAGTCTGAGGGAAGCAATCGTCTGCAATCAAGTGGATCGTGGAGACAGGCGATATTAAATCGTGTGGTAACACCAGGCAAAGATCAGGACATCAAGGATAATGTTACGTGTTCTGGTGTgagtggaaaaaataatcaacccGTTCCAATGCGGAAAACTAGGGAGGAGCTACGGGGTCTCTGGAAAAAGGCAATCAATCAACAATTGATACTCATCAGAATGGAGAGAGAGAATACGAAGCTGAAAG AACGACAGGAGGAGGCAACGGTAAAAAGAATTAAACTAGAATATGACGAATTGAGCAGCTGCGCTCGAGAACTCGTTGAAGTTTGGGATTTACTAGTAAGCAAAGAGTCGAGAATATCTACAAAATGCGATAATCAAATGCTGCTCCAAGCCATCAAACAgg GTGTACCACGTGGCAAGCGTGGCGAGGTTTGGCAGTTTTTGGCTGAGcaattttgtttaaaacaaCCGCCAATTGAGACGCGTGAATTCCCAAGCTACAATGTACCCTATGAAGTTTTACTTAAGCAGCTCACATCCCAGCAACATGCGATTCTAATCGATTTGGGACGTACATTTCCTAATCATCCTTACTTCAGCTGCGCCTTAGGACCTGGGCAATTGGCTCTTTTCAACCTGCTTAAGGCCTATTCTCTTCTTGATCCCGAGGTTGGATACTGCCAAGGGCTCAGCTTCGTTGCCGGAGTTCTTCTGTTGCAT ATGGCCGAAGATCAAGCCTTCTTTTTGCTGCGTCACCTGATGTTCCGAAGAGGTCTCCGAAAGTTATACCTACCTGACATGGCTGCGCTACAATTACACTTGTATCAACTTTCACGGTTATTACACGACAGACTTCCAGCTATATACAATCATTTTGACAAGCACGAAGTCTCTCCCACTCTTTACGCAGCACCGTGGTTATTGACTTTATTTGCTAGCCAATTTCCATTGGGTTTTGTTACTAGAGTATTCG ATCTACTGTTTCTTGAAAGTTCCGAAGTCATTTTCCGTGTAGCTGTTGCGCTGTTGGAAGATCATCAAGATCAACTTCTTTGCTGTGACAGTTTTGAAGAAATCATGGAGTATCTGAAA CTCCGCGTACCAGCTGTCGACAAAGGGGTGCTCGAACGTGTAATGAAACGGGTATTCTATCCGGACACTGAAATGGTTAAACAATTGAACGAATATAGAGTTGAATATCAAGTGCTGCAGGAAGAGATGCTATCCGTTAAACCACAGATCGAGAATTTGGAGAAGCTAGAATTACTCAACAAACAGCTCACCCAAGAAAACGTCCATCTCAATGAGCAACTAGAG atTGCTATGAGCAACCTTCACCGCCTTGAAACAGCCCGGTCAATTCAACAATCATCAGCTCACAAGTTAGAATCCCAGAATCGCAGTCTTGAAGTCACAGTTGCAACGCTGGGGAATTTTATTCAGCACTTGGCCGACACAAGAACAGATATCGAGATCCCAGGTGATGTTCGTCGAATAGTTGCACAGTTGAGTATAGCGGAAAAGCGAAGAAGTAGCATGGGTACAAAACTGTATCCATTGAAAGTTATTGAAGACAACAATAACAAGTATCAACCAATGAAAAGCAACTCTACTGGTAGAGAATCTCAAAAGATGTTGAAGGGAAATAGTATCACAACTGAGACACCATACCCTTTAAAGTCGACATTGAGTCAGCCGAATTTAGGGGCAAAGCTTGAGAAGGTTTCgtcattttttgcaaattcacACAATCACATCAGACAACAACGTGCACAAATAGCTGCTTTGAGAGGAGAATGTGGAGATAGCGGTAACGACGAAAATGATCCAAAGACTGTCAATATTGATATTCAAATTACTGATACAGTGAGCTCCGCGACTGACATCATTGATCAATCAGGTGGTCAATTACTGCGCATTGAACCTACTGCATTAGAGAAGTCAATTTCCTTGCCATTGTCCAATGCTAAATTGAAACTAAAGTCGTCCAAATCAGCATACGAACTGGGTTCAGTGAAAAAAGTACCAACAACGAAACTGGAGGACACAACTGGGGATTCATTAACTAATGTAGCAGGTACCATTCATCCTTTGGATACATGTAGCGATGTAAACTTTAACTACGGCGGTACAACAAAGTTGAAATGTATAAAGCCTGGAAGGTCACCTGGCCAGAATGGACAGGGTGACAACCTGGGTAAAGAAATTCCTGGACAAAATGCAGAAATTTTAACTAGATAG